The sequence ACAACTGACTTAAAACAATCATGACTTAGCCTGTCTGCTTAATGACAACTGACTTAAAACAAACATGACTTAGCCTGTCTGCTTAATGACAACTGACTTAAAACAAACATGACTTAGCCTGTCTGCTTAATGACAACTGACTTAAAACAATCATGACTTAGCCTGTCTGCTTAATGACAACTGACTTAAAACAAACATGACTTAGCCTGTCTGCTTAATGACAACTGACTTAAAACAAACATGACTTAGCCTGTCTGCTTAATGACAACTGACTTAAATCAAACATGACTTAGCCTGTCTGCTTAATGACAACTGACTTAAAACAAACATGACTCAACCGTGGTTTGAATTTAAGGGGTGCTAGAATATGAAGTTAAACATCAGTTGTGGACACATTCAAACTAGTCAAGAGAGAGTTTGTATAATTTGAGCCCTAAACAAAGTGTTATTTAGGCATGCTAATTCCCACTAGTCAACGAGCTTCCAGTACCTACGTAGATAACATCGCCTGACATGTTATATCGTTATGACACCAAAGGGTTCAGGTAAGGTCTAATGAGATATTTTGTACATTCATTGACGGGTACACTAGTTCACTTAGCTGTCATGTTCTACTTTGAGAACATTGTGCAGTGATCAGGAACACCCTGTCAAAGGAAAAAGGCTTTCAAAATGCACAGTCTGTGTAATCCCCGTCTCCAAGTTGTTAAGCCTTTCTCAAGTCCCTGGCTTTAGTTTTCTTTGCAGAGCTTGGTGGTGACACTGCGGGAGGTCAATGTGCCTTTCTCAAGTCCCGGGCTTTAGTTTTCTTTGCAGAGCTTGGTGGTGACACTGCGGGAGGTCAATGTGCCTTTCTCAAGTCCCGGGCTTTAGTTTTCTTTGCAGAGCTTGGTGGTGACACTCTGCGGGAGGTCAATGTGCCTTTCTCAAGTCCCTGGCTTTAATTTTCTTTGCAGAGCTTGGTGGTGACACTCTGCGGGAGGTCAATGTGCCTTTCTTGCTAGCTTTGGCTTTTCTGATTTTGGTGCAACCTGTATGTTTTGGTGTCGATCCCTCACCCGAAGACTGGACCTGTACAAGGGTCTCTGTTCTGTTTAGTTTGGCTGAGCTGGAACAGGGCCTCTTAAAGACTATATGTGGCCTTGCGCTCACCCTGATGCGATTCTGTTTGTAAGGAGCACAAGTCGGCCTAGTGCGTGAGTCGCGAGACAGGCTCACTTCCGTAACACTGGACACAACTGAATCTGCTTTCCTCAAGCGAGAAGTGCTCCTGGTCAGGCTGACGGCCGTAGCCGGCCGACACCGGCCCGTTTTGGTCAGCTCCCGCTGTACTGTGGCCGCCTGCAGATCCTCCATTTCAGATAGTCTGCTTACGATGGCAACCAATGAAGGCTCTCGCATGTGCAGGCTCTGGCGACTTTCCCAATCGGCCGTGCTGGGCAGACTCCGGGTCAGATCCAGCACTTTCAGAGATGCGGGGAGCACCTCCGCAAATGGCGACTGGGCCTCCGACGACTCCGAGAAGTGCAAGTCAGAGTCCAGGTCTAAGTCGAAAGGTTCAGGTCTCAACCGGAGCTCCACTTCGGGCGTGACCCACTCGTGGGCCTGGGCACCCCCTTTCTCTTGGTCGGATAGATCGCTGGCGTCAGAGTGGATGTCCGCTGGTGTGCTGCTATCGTTTCGCTTTGAGCCATCAGTGCTGGTTCCTGACCCAAGCCCTGCTCTGTCATTCATTGGGCCCCAACAGTAGAATGTCTTTACCTTCCTCTCCCCATTGCCCCTTCTCCTGTCCCTCAAATTGACAGTGTAAGCCGCCTGGACAGGTGTGATTTTCAACAGAGACTCACTGGAGCTTGTGTCCCGGCCCTCCCCTTGGTTATGTTTGGTGAAACTCGGGTGCCGTAGCCTGCTGTTGAGATGATGGATGTTGATTGTTGGTCGTCTGTGGATCATCCTGAACTGGGCTCTCTGTGGTTGGCTCTGGCTAAAGATAAAGAGGGCATAAAAATAGCATAGAGCTAAGCAGTGTGGCGAACTTAATAAATAATGTAATGACCCTGGATTTATAAGCGTGGAAATCGACTCTGCAGCTGGAGCATGcctttgcggcacagtcgatagcgcgccggacctcgggctagaaggtcgagggttcgagacctgctccctgctgtttcattacaataattacataaaacatgtattttaattTCGAACTCCATAAACCTGAAAGGTGTTTTAATTTACACCTTTGGTAATACTGACAACCAAATGTGGTGTTTTAAGTAGCTTATCTAAGCAAAACGGATACCTAAAAACTGTCCTAGTGAATTGACTACAGCCAAGGTAAATGGTAAATCATGTTTGGTTATATTTTGAGTGGAATATTCCTTTTTGATAATCAAGAAATGGGGGTGAAGTAACCTAATATTTGAGTTTGGATACACGGCAATTTTTAGTTTTTATTAATGGATTCCGATGAAAAGTTAATCAATTTAAAGTTCGGTATTTTGGCGACGGCAGAACAAACATGACACCAAATGCTGTCAGACGGGCTGGCGTACATTTCTGATTGATTTTCCCTCCATCAAGGTAATGGCTGGCCCATTGTTTAATATCCCATTGTCCTCTATACAGGTGACTGGTATACAGAGGGTAATATTCCCACACTGAAGATCTCATTCCGCCTGTGAATAGCCCAGCTGTCACCAAGTTAGGGTAGTAAGCAGGCATTTAAAATATTTATCTACTTACACTGATGTAGACTCTGATGGGCTACGGCAGGTGGTCAGGTAGATACTTGAATTGAGTGTTGATGGAAATATCTAAGAAATTAAAAAGATGACTA is a genomic window of Salvelinus fontinalis isolate EN_2023a unplaced genomic scaffold, ASM2944872v1 scaffold_0327, whole genome shotgun sequence containing:
- the LOC129845603 gene encoding uncharacterized protein LOC129845603 isoform X2 yields the protein MSNRYMSTARRHGLAETHLSTPGAVSGQINQDFYISHLIRQLEDLDMSSGVRAQKIFPSTLNSSIYLTTCRSPSESTSVQSQPQRAQFRMIHRRPTINIHHLNSRLRHPSFTKHNQGEGRDTSSSESLLKITPVQAAYTVNLRDRRRGNGERKVKTFYCWGPMNDRAGLGSGTSTDGSKRNDSSTPADIHSDASDLSDQEKGGAQAHEWVTPEVELRLRPEPFDLDLDSDLHFSESSEAQSPFAEVLPASLKVLDLTRSLPSTADWESRQSLHMREPSLVAIVSRLSEMEDLQAATVQRELTKTGRCRPATAVSLTRSTSRLRKADSVVSSVTEVSLSRDSRTRPTCAPYKQNRIRVSARPHIVFKRPCSSSAKLNRTETLVQVQSSGEGSTPKHTGCTKIRKAKASKKGTLTSRRVSPPSSAKKIKARDLRKAH
- the LOC129845603 gene encoding uncharacterized protein LOC129845603 isoform X1 — encoded protein: MITERKRDISSCPCQVHVQILTTSGIQQFHWNDQTARVRQTPTLNMSNRYMSTARRHGLAETHLSTPGAVSGQINQDFYISHLIRQLEDLDMSSGVRAQKIFPSTLNSSIYLTTCRSPSESTSVQSQPQRAQFRMIHRRPTINIHHLNSRLRHPSFTKHNQGEGRDTSSSESLLKITPVQAAYTVNLRDRRRGNGERKVKTFYCWGPMNDRAGLGSGTSTDGSKRNDSSTPADIHSDASDLSDQEKGGAQAHEWVTPEVELRLRPEPFDLDLDSDLHFSESSEAQSPFAEVLPASLKVLDLTRSLPSTADWESRQSLHMREPSLVAIVSRLSEMEDLQAATVQRELTKTGRCRPATAVSLTRSTSRLRKADSVVSSVTEVSLSRDSRTRPTCAPYKQNRIRVSARPHIVFKRPCSSSAKLNRTETLVQVQSSGEGSTPKHTGCTKIRKAKASKKGTLTSRRVSPPSSAKKIKARDLRKAH